One part of the Plodia interpunctella isolate USDA-ARS_2022_Savannah chromosome 28, ilPloInte3.2, whole genome shotgun sequence genome encodes these proteins:
- the ND-49 gene encoding NADH-ubiquinone oxidoreductase 49 kDa subunit, which produces MASLMNVLLRKSANFTANKALLNNIPAIHNVNSNRQGHRWSPDAEYVKQFEGVVMYPDDVTSLMQHPPYNSVITPVQKQVRNMILNFGPQHPAAHGVLRLVLELDGETVRAADPHIGLLHRGTEKLIEYKTYTQALPYFDRLDYVSMMCNEQCYSLAVEKLLNIDIPPRAKYIRTLFAEITRILNHIMAVGTHALDIGALTPFFWLFEEREKMMEFYERVSGARMHAAYIRPGGVSLDMPLGLMDDIYEFAEKFAERLDEVEDVLTSNRLWVQRTRDIGLVSAQDALNYGFSGVMLRGSGIKWDLRKTQPYDAYADVEFDVPIGTNGDCYDRYLCRVEEMRQSLRIIEQCLNKMPPGEVKTDDAKLTPPSREEMKTSMEALIHHFKLFTQGYQVPPGSTYTAVEAPKGEFGIYLVSDGGSKPYRCKIKAPGFAHLAALEKIGKNSMLADIVAIIGTLDVVFGEIDR; this is translated from the exons ATGGCCTCATTAATGAATGTTCTGTTGCGAAAATCAGCTAATTTTACCGCTAACAAGGCCCTGCTGAACAACATCCCAGCTATACATAATGTGAA CTCAAACCGCCAGGGCCACAGATGGTCGCCCGATGCGGAGTATGTGAAGCAGTTTGAAGGGGTTGTCATGTACCCAGATGACGTTACATCGCTCATGCAGCACCCACCATATAACA GTGTGATCACACCGGTCCAGAAGCAGGTCCGCAACATGATCCTGAACTTTGGCCCGCAGCACCCGGCTGCACACGGCGTCTTGAGGCTCGTTCTTGAGCTAGATGGAGAA ACTGTCCGCGCAGCTGATCCACATATAGGGCTCCTACACAGAGGAACTGAGAAGCTTATTGAATATAAGACATACACACAAGCGTTACCATACTTCGATCGCCTGGACTACGTGTCTATGATGTGCAACGAGCAGTGCTACAGTTTGGCAGTGGAGAAACTACTTAATATTGATATTCCACCCCGGGCCAAGTATATACGCA CTTTATTTGCGGAAATCACGCGTATTCTCAACCACATAATGGCGGTGGGCACGCACGCGCTCGACATCGGCGCCCTCACCCCCTTCTTCTGGCTGTTCGAGGAGAGGGAGAAGATGATGGAGTTCTACGAGAGAGTGAGTGGCGCTAGGATGCACGCCGCTTATATTAGGCCGGGTGGAGTTTCCTTG GACATGCCCCTGGGCCTGATGGACGACATCTACGAATTCGCGGAGAAGTTCGCCGAGCGACTGGACGAGGTGGAGGACGTGCTGACCAGCAACCGGCTGTGGGTGCAGCGCACGCGCGACATCGGCCTCGTGTCCGCGCAGGACGCCCTCAACTACGGCTTCAG cgGCGTAATGCTTAGAGGCTCCGGTATCAAGTGGGACCTGCGTAAAACACAACCGTATGACGCGTACGCAGACGTGGAATTTGATGTGCCCATCGGCACCAACGGAGATTGTTACGATAG ATATTTGTGCCGTGTGGAGGAGATGCGCCAGTCGTTACGTATTATCGAGCAGTGTTTGAATAAAATGCCTCCCGGTGAGGTGAAAACTGACGACGCCAAGCTCACGCCGCCTTCCAGGGAAGAAATGAag aCTTCGATGGAGGCGCTGATCCATCACTTCAAGCTGTTCACGCAGGGCTACCAGGTGCCGCCGGGCTCCACATACACGGCTGTGGAGGCACCCAAAGGGGAATTCGGGATTTATCTCGTGTCCGATGGTGGTTCCAAGCcttatag ATGCAAGATCAAGGCGCCAGGATTCGCCCATTTGGCGGCCCTGGAGAAAATTGGCAAGAACTCGATGCTCGCCGACATTGTGGCCATCATCGGCACCTTGGATGTGGTGTTCGGGGAGATTGACCGATGA